The genomic window CCTTTGTCCCACAAGCAGGGCAGACACAATTTCCTCCAGGGCCTGCGCCCTGACGATTTCCGCCACCTCTACCCCTTCCCATTCTTGGGCCTTGCCCTAAAGGGCCTGTTCCATCTCCTCTTGGCATACTAATCACCTCCTAATCGTGCTCTTTAAACATCTTGTCTTGCGTTGGATCATTCTTTCTGATCCATTCCATAAGCATCGCCGCGTGTTCTTTTTCCTCATTCATATTGTGCGCGAGTAACTTTTTAAGCGAATCATCATCAGTAGCATCTATTCTTTCCTGATAGAAATCAATCGCTTCAAGCTCTTCCCGCAAAGATTTCCTAGCTCTTTCTAAATCAACATGTTTCGGATCCATCTTCTCTATTGACTCAAAAAATGGCATTCAAACCACCTCCTTTTCTTAATATCCAACTTATACATTAATTCTCCTAAATCGAAATTGCTTCAGTTGGGCATTGATTTACGCAAGCGCCGCATTCCACACAATCATCGCTGATTATGGCTTTTTCGTTCTCTATCTTTATCGCATTAACCGGACAAATATCTTTGCACGTGCCACAACCATTACATTTCTTTTGATCAACTTTCGCCGCCATAGCTGCTCCTTATCTACATAAACCTGCCTACCGGCAGGCAACACCCGCGCAATTCCAATTAGCGCGGGGTGTCTCGTTATTACTTTTTCTTATTCGGTATTCCAGAGTGCGAACCTACGCTTGGGCTGGAATTCGCCTTAAATTCTCCTTTCTTATATTTCTCAATCGTTTCTTTAACAGTACCTGATGCGCCGGTAAAAACTTCTACCCCTGCCGCTTGTAATGTTTGAAAAGCATTCGGCCCGACGTTTCCCGTAACCACAGCCTTAACCTGTTTTGAAGCAACCAACTGCGCAGATTGAATTCCCGCTCCACCCATAGATTCGATATTCGGGTTCCCAATAGCCTCGAATTCTAAAGTATCGATATCAACAATAATAAAATTCTGACTCCGGCCAAAACGGGGATCAACCTTGGAATCCAAATTTTCGCCTTCTGAAGTGACACATATTTTCATATTTCAACCTTTCTTCTTAATGGCATCCTCCGCCATCGCCATGATCTTTACAAGCATCAAGGCCGCCCAAAGTATTATTCATAAAATCATCCAGTGCTTTTTGCACATTACCAACATAGCCAAACACTTTAACTCCAGCGCTGGCAAATTTCTGCTGAGCGCCCATGCCCATACCTCCAGCGATAACATGGGTTATCTTATGCTTTAATATCTCATCGACTGCAACACACCCTCCCCCACCATGTACAGTATTATTCGGTACAATACGCGAACTGATTATTTTCTTCTTATCCTTATCAATATCCGCTAAGAAAAAAAACTTACACTGCCCAAAATGCGCGCAGACATTACCTTTCACTCCATTTTCATCTTCTAATACGACTCCGACTCTCATCTTTAACACCCTCCCTTTAGTTAAGAAAATACTTGGTTATTTTTAAACAGGTTTTTTCTGATTTTCCGTCTCCTGAATACGCGCTTGCGTATCATCAAGCTGTTTTTTCAATAAATCAGCTTGGATTTTTAATGTCTCCAATTCCTCCTCTTTGGAAACTGCTCGGCCAAAAACCCCAAATACCTGCATGCCTCTTTGGGCCCTAATCCAACCCGAAAGCCCCGTAGCGTTAAAACAATTTCTATATCCACGGCCACCACCCCTACCGTAAAAACCGCGGCCGCTCATTGGCCTTACCAACGTACTATTTAATTCTACCGCGCAATACCCTCTACCACCGCCTGTCATTGCTCCTTGGCCTCTTGGCCCTGTTCCGTCAAAACCTGGCATATATACCACCTTCCTTTCCGTTACCGAAAATCATTTCCATTAATAGGTAAAAAAATATAGCCGTTACTTCTTACCGCTACATTGCTCACATACACCATAAAACTGTATAAGATGATTGGTGATTCTAAACTTATATTTCTGCCCCAACCCTTTCTCTGTCTGATTAAGCAACTCAACTTCTTCATCAATAAAATCAGTATAATCGATCACCTTATTGCATTGCGTACAAACTAAATGATGGTGATGATGCGCTCCTTTAGGGCCTTCGGCAAATTCATAGCGTGCCCGGCCATCTCCAAAATCAAGCTTATATACCATGCCGAGATTTGACAATACTTCCAGCGTCCGGTAAACAGTAGTCAGCCCTACGCTGGGATACTTGGGATGGATTTTCATATATATATCTTCGGCGCTTAAGTGGCCTTCGGATTTAGACAGAATATCGAGGATGGCCTCCCTACCAACAGTAAGCCTATACCCACAACCCCTGAATTTTCCGTGCCACCATCCTTGTCCTTTACAATTACCTCTTGGCATTTTTATTCCTTATTTTATTGAAAATGATTATATCAATATAATTTATTCCCCCTTCTGCCTATTGGGTCAAACCCAAACAATTCCTCCAACCGATGGGGAATCTTTTCGGAAAGAATCGATAGGCTTGCGGCAGCTAAAGCTAATTTTTCAGCAAAAAGAGCGCAACTTTTTTTATGAGGCACAGCAGGATCTCCATTAAAGAAATAGTTGACATTCAAACAAGAGCCCGTTGATCGGCAAAGACTAAATAAATCACAATCTTTCTGGCAATATTCGAACCGCTTATTTATCTTTTTAATAAACGCCTGAAATTTACTTTCATTGATACCTTGATCCACGTTTCCCAATTCAAATTCATGCACTCCTAGAAATGAAGTACACGGATAAATTTTACCGTCAATGCCTACCGCAATCTGTCCTTTGGCGGCAGGACAGCCCCCTGAAACCTCGTGATTATAATACAACCTTTGCATTAATTTAAAAAACCGATTGAAGAACGTTTTACTATAATTCAAATTTCCCGAAACAACATCATCAATATATTTCAATGCCAGTTTTTCATATGTTTTACATAAAAGCTTATAACTATCTTCCGTACTGAAAAAGCTTGTCTCTTGCCCGGGGAGAAACCTATGGCATGCATCTTCACTCTCAAAAAGTTCAATCCGCTCAAACCCTAGATTCCTTAAATTCTCATACAATTTTACCATATCAGGAAAAAATGGAGTTACCGTAGTGCGACCTACCAGTCTTTTCATGACTGCCTTAGGCATTCTTTTAAGATTTGATAAAATTATATCAAAACTACCCTTTTGGTTAATAAGTGGCCGGTTATTATCATGTACGGCTTTAGGGCCATCGATGCTAACAGCGATTTGCACTCCTTTATCAATCAATTCTTCAGCTACATCTGGAGTTAAAAGAGTCCCATTTGTTGCCAATAGAAAATGGAACTTTGTTTTCCATTTTAATTGATTTTCCCTGCAATAGTCAACCGTTGCCCTAAGTGTTTTAAGGTTCATCAAAGGCTCGCCACCGTAAAAATCAACTACTAGATCATTATCTTTACCACGCTCACTGACTAAAATATCCACCGCTTTTAAAGCGGTTTCAACTGACATATATTCATCTTTAACATTGCTGCTAAATTCCCCTTTTTTCTTTCCCAAAAATCTTTTGTTGGAGTATTTGCCATGGTCATTCCAGCAATAAACACAGCGAAGATTACAGCTTGACGTCAAATTAAGGGTTAGATCAGTAAGACCGGCAGCCGCGTTCCTATCGGTTTTAAATGATATTTTTTTGTCAGAAACTGGAAAAAGTTTTATTATTTCAGAGGGAATATTCAACTTCTTTGCCAAAGCTGCAGCTTTTTGCTTAAAAAAAGAAGACGAAAAAATGGATATTTCTTTATTCCACTTTTCTAATAAATTAAATATTTCCGTGGGCAGCTCGTAAAAATCTCCCGTAGATGTAGATATGCCAATATACCGACCTAATTTATGAAATAAAACAACTGGTGATAGTGCCTTAATAATAATTCACCTCCAAAAAATACAGATTTGTACCTAGTTGTTTAATATCTAATCTGGATTTTTATAAAATTTAGACATTAAGAATCTTTCGACTAACTAAAAGATTCTTACCACAAAACCCTGCCCGATCGGCAGTAACGAGAAAGTTTCTTCTTTGCTTTCGTAGTTTTATTTATTTTCCTTACTTTCATCTCTTACCTCCATTTCAAAGATATATTACCGCTAAAGTTTTTGTAAGTACTCTCTTATTGAAAATGATTACCAATAGCAATATTTTACACTATCTAAGATTTCTGTCAAGCGTTTTCATTAAAACAACACACCGCTAAATAAGTTTTCTTTTTTTAGCCAGGTAATAAATATTACAACAAGGGCAAATCCGACTCCAAACAGAAACTATTTTTGCAAACTTTGATCGCGGATATCTACGAGAGATTATGCAAAGAGGGCAAGTTTTATGTATAGAAGAAAAAAATACCAAACATTTATTAAAAAATCCCTTCATTGTCTTTTTCTCTTCTCTTGCATTTACCATAATTGAGAAATCTACTTAATTATCATATAGCCGACGATCGCCAAAAGGCAAACGCCAAAGATTTTGCGCAGAATAACTTCAGGAAAACCAATAACTAACTTACTCCTCCCCCTCTAGGACTCGAACTGGAATTAATCTCTGCTTCTATCTCTATTTTACCGGGTCCCCGCATTAGACGAATTCAGCAAGTGGCTACTTACCGAAAACATTCAATACTTATCGGAAGATTTGTTATTTATTGTCTAAGATTTCCTTTTCAGTTTTTGAATCACCCTGCGTAACCTCTACTGTCACTCCACCTACTATATCTTTTGCACTAGTTTTTACACCTGGAACTTCAATAACATCAGGAGTCATTGGATTCACAACTCCTGTAGGTATTTTCTCCTTGCCATCATACAAATACTCATTGCCCTTTTCATCATATACAATCAGATAGTCTTTAAATTCAGGTTTTGGTAAAATGCCTTTATTGACAAGAGCTACATATACAACCATTAAAATTATTACTAATATAACAATAAAAATTTCTTTCTTCAACAATCGCTTAATAGCATCTTTTGATATAACTTTTGCGAGTTCTTGTTTCAATAGCCAGGTCACAATCAAGCCAGAGATTATTCCGCCAACAATACTTATTAATAATTGTCCTATTATCGATATTAATGTTTGCATAAAATAATTATACTTCACAGAAAAACCCCTTGCAAATTATTTTATTGCAGGGGGTTAATTTAAAAACTCCCCGTGTTGGTAGCACATAGAAATCTATCTCTCAATTAATGATCCTTATTGTACCACAAAATTGTCAATATTACGAATTTAGAGATAAATTTTGTCCAGAAATTTGTCCATTTATGTCTCTTTTCCAAGAGACATAATATCATAAGTATATGTGGCACAACGAGTTATAGAATGTCTTACCGTTCCTACGGACATACCTATTTTATCCTTAATGTCCCACGTTTAACCAACCCGTTTTTCAATAAATCTGTTCTTTACAACCTAATAATATGAGCTGTCCCGCCGCCGCCGTCATCCTCATCGTCTTCATCTTGAGCATCCTCTTCCGGGGTTGTCCGCCCAAATTCTGGATGATTAATACCCCTGCCGTGGGGATCTCTTATATCTTCATCTAAACGTACAAAACCAGTTTCATTCAGCGCTGCTTCTCGCAGAGCCATCTCCAACGCATCCGGCCCATCATCGTGATCGCCTCTAGGGAAATACTTAAGCTGGTCAAGCAATACCGTATCCTTTCGGGAGAATAGAATCGTGCCTGTTGTAATATAAGTCTCCATACCAAAGATTCTTAATTCTTTATTCTTAGTGTTGCGGATCTCCGTAAAAGACGCAACAACATTTTCCCTGTAGGCTTGTTCACGTACGGTATTTAATAAAAGCTCAGGAAACAAATTTGACTCAATAACAAATTTTTCCATTCGGTGGCGAATTTTACAGAAATTAATAATAGCTTGAACCAAATCTTCCTGCGGCCTTGGTTTAATATCCACATCAATGACATAGAGTTTACCTCT from Candidatus Omnitrophota bacterium includes these protein-coding regions:
- a CDS encoding DUF5320 domain-containing protein, with translation MPGFDGTGPRGQGAMTGGGRGYCAVELNSTLVRPMSGRGFYGRGGGRGYRNCFNATGLSGWIRAQRGMQVFGVFGRAVSKEEELETLKIQADLLKKQLDDTQARIQETENQKKPV
- a CDS encoding 4Fe-4S binding protein; its protein translation is MAAKVDQKKCNGCGTCKDICPVNAIKIENEKAIISDDCVECGACVNQCPTEAISI
- a CDS encoding NifB/NifX family molybdenum-iron cluster-binding protein is translated as MRVGVVLEDENGVKGNVCAHFGQCKFFFLADIDKDKKKIISSRIVPNNTVHGGGGCVAVDEILKHKITHVIAGGMGMGAQQKFASAGVKVFGYVGNVQKALDDFMNNTLGGLDACKDHGDGGGCH
- a CDS encoding ferritin; this encodes MPFFESIEKMDPKHVDLERARKSLREELEAIDFYQERIDATDDDSLKKLLAHNMNEEKEHAAMLMEWIRKNDPTQDKMFKEHD
- a CDS encoding radical SAM protein is translated as MAKKLNIPSEIIKLFPVSDKKISFKTDRNAAAGLTDLTLNLTSSCNLRCVYCWNDHGKYSNKRFLGKKKGEFSSNVKDEYMSVETALKAVDILVSERGKDNDLVVDFYGGEPLMNLKTLRATVDYCRENQLKWKTKFHFLLATNGTLLTPDVAEELIDKGVQIAVSIDGPKAVHDNNRPLINQKGSFDIILSNLKRMPKAVMKRLVGRTTVTPFFPDMVKLYENLRNLGFERIELFESEDACHRFLPGQETSFFSTEDSYKLLCKTYEKLALKYIDDVVSGNLNYSKTFFNRFFKLMQRLYYNHEVSGGCPAAKGQIAVGIDGKIYPCTSFLGVHEFELGNVDQGINESKFQAFIKKINKRFEYCQKDCDLFSLCRSTGSCLNVNYFFNGDPAVPHKKSCALFAEKLALAAASLSILSEKIPHRLEELFGFDPIGRRGNKLY
- a CDS encoding Fur family transcriptional regulator, with protein sequence MPRGNCKGQGWWHGKFRGCGYRLTVGREAILDILSKSEGHLSAEDIYMKIHPKYPSVGLTTVYRTLEVLSNLGMVYKLDFGDGRARYEFAEGPKGAHHHHHLVCTQCNKVIDYTDFIDEEVELLNQTEKGLGQKYKFRITNHLIQFYGVCEQCSGKK
- a CDS encoding NifB/NifX family molybdenum-iron cluster-binding protein; translation: MKICVTSEGENLDSKVDPRFGRSQNFIIVDIDTLEFEAIGNPNIESMGGAGIQSAQLVASKQVKAVVTGNVGPNAFQTLQAAGVEVFTGASGTVKETIEKYKKGEFKANSSPSVGSHSGIPNKKK